The genomic stretch TAAGTGCATCCATCATGAGTGCGGGGAACTTACATCCAAGGTCATCAAGCAAATTTGTATTAAGGGGTGCCTTACCAGAAGCATTTTCCAAGGAATCAAAATATTCCGGAACACCAAAAAGGTTCCAAGAGCGCCACAGGGTAGCTTCGCTTGAGCCCATTGCAACAACATTCTCATTGTTATCGGGAACATTGGGGCTGGAAACGTCTTCGGAATTAGATCCTTCCGAGCAAGCAATCAAGGACGCTCCCAAAAGACAGGACCCCATCAAAAGGGCGCCTATACTAAACTTTTTGCTGAAAAATTTCATAAATTCCTCCCTATAGTTTTTCATATAGCAACTGAATTCAATATATGAAAAAATCACTTCCTTTGCAAGAAAGTGACCGAACGAGGGTCCTTTTTGCATTAGAAAATCAAAAAAGTTCTATTATTTATATAAAAGGACAAAGCCAAGACTATGAAACAGTTTCCAAAAATAGCGATTGATGCACGCATGGTGCGCAAATCCGGTATCGGGACCTGTATACAGCATTGGCTAAAAGATGTGGGTTACCGCATTGCCTTGGGCAATCCCTCCGAACTTGACGAGTTCAAGGAATTTGTTCCTACGCAGATTCCCTTTATCAGCAGAATTTACGGATACGAAGAGCAATTAAAGTTTCCTTATAGCAAACTGCGCAGGGAACACCCCGATATTTTACATGTTCCCCACTGCAACATTCCTCTGTTCTACCGAGGAAAGATGATTGCAACCGTCCATGACTTGACCCATTTGGTCTATCCGGAATTTTTACCGTTCAAATTGGTCCATCTCTATTTCAAATTCATCTTTTGGTTTGTTTGCAAACGAGCCAACCACATTATGGTGGTTTCGGAAAGCACCAAGAGAGACTTGCTGCGTTTCTACAAAGTTGACGAAAACAAAGTTACCGTCGTTCCCCTTGGTGCAGGCTCTGAATTCATACGAAAGCAAAAAACAGATATTGAATACCTTTACGACAAGTACAATATTCCGCGTGACAAGAAGACCGTTCTTTACGTAGGCAACTTCCTTCCCCACAAGAATTTGAACGGACTTCTGGAAGGTTTCGCCCAGATGAACGGCAAGGAAAACTGCAGACTTGTTCTCGTAGGAAAAGCGTTCGACGGTCGAACCAAGGCCACCAAGGAAGCTGAACTCGGGATTCAGGATTTGACAATCCACGCAGGAATGGTAAGCCAGGAAGACTTGGTCAACTTGTACAACTTGGCAGACCTATTCGTCCTACCCTCCTTGTACGAAGGCTTTGGTCTGCCCATTTTGGAAGCGATGGCTTGCGGCACGCCCGTTGCCTGCTCCAACACATCATCCATGCCCGAAGTCGGAGGCGGCCTGGCAACCTACTTCAATCCCAAGGATTCGTCAAGCATTGCTCGCGCACTAGAAGCGGCTATCGACACCAAGGGGCTTCACGATGCAGAAATAGAAGTCTGGGTCCACAAGTTTTCCTGGGAAAACTGCGCAAAGCAGATCCAAGACATTGCAATTAAAGTTGCAGAGCAGTAATCCATGAATCAGCGCTTAAAGAAAATCCTTTCCAACCTGCTGAAGATCGCCATTAGCGTTGGCGGTCTTGCATACATTTTCTGGAAGGTCCCTTTTGGCGAGGTCAGCAACCACTGGACAACGCATGCGCTTCCCTGGATTGGACTCATCCTGCTTTGCACCGTTTTTAGCATGTGCATTCAAGCAATCCGTTGGCGTGGTTTGCTGCTCGAAGAAGGCAAGAAAGTTCCCTTCAAGACATTTTATTCCTACATCGCCCTAGGCTACTTCTTCAACAATCTTCTGCCCAGCGGTTTTGGTGGTGACGCCGTTAAGACAATCGCCTTCGGAAAGAAATTCGGCAATACGGCCAATTCTGTTGCTGCGGTTGCCATCTCAAGAGTCATGGGACTTTTGGCAATGTTCATTTGTTTCTTTGCCATGTTGCCCTTCGTGATTTCCCGCTACGACATTCCACCTCTTTACACAGGTGCGGTAAGCGTTGTCGCCTTGATTTGCATATTCATTATCATTGGCGGCCTGTTCTCCGATAAAATTAAACTGCCGGAAGCCATTACAAAGCGCGTTCCCTTCTTGCTGAAATTGCAGAATGCCTTTTCCATCTACCGCAATTATCCCAAGGCATTTTTCCTTTCTGGCCTGGATTCCATCTGGTTGCAGATTTCCTCCATCGTAATTCATTACTCCTATTTCCAAGCTGTCGGCGTTCCGGTGGATTTGGCAACCATCACCGTATTCATGACCATCACGATTACCATCACAATGCTTCCCATTTCTATTAACGGCATTGGTCTTCGTGAAAATCTGAACGTAAGTCTTTTCACTGGTCTCCTGGGAATCCCCGCCGACATCGTTCTAGCAGCAGCCCTTATCGGATACATTCCTATGTTGTTCCAGGCCGTGCAGGGCGCCTTTGCTTTTGCCCTATTGAAAGGCAAGAAATAAGTTCAATCGAAACCCACAAAAATTTTGAAAAAAAAGTCTCAGCACAAAGCCGAGACTTTTAAATTTTGATGTCGAGAAAGATTATTCCCAGTTTTCAGCCTTGAGCTCGCGACCCCAGATTTCATCGAAGACATCCTTAACAGTCTTGCCACCATAGAGCAATGCGTACACGCCGTTAACGATAGGCATATCCACACCAAGTTTATCAGCCAAAGCCTTAGTGCTGCGGCAGGTCGGAACGCCTTCTGCGATCATCTTCATGCCACCAAGAACCTGATCAATGGTTTCGCCCTTACCGATGTGTTCACCCACATAGCGGTTACGGCTGTGCTGAGAAAGGCAGGTCACAATCAAGTCACCCATACCGGCAAGGCCAGCGAAGGTTTCGGGATTGGCGCCCATAGCCTTACCCAAGCGGCACATTTCTGCCTGACCACGAGTGAGGAGAGCTGCACGGGTATTATCGCCAGCGCCGATGCCGTAGAGAACGCCGGAAGCAATTGCAATCACGTTCTTCACGGAACCGCAAAGTTCAACACCGATAATATCGGTAGAAGTATAGACGCGGAGGTAGGAGCAGCTCATTGCCTGCTGGACAAGCTTTGCAGAGTCCTCGTTAGTAGAGGCTGCAACGATAGCGGTCAACACATGACGGCTAACTTCTTCAGCATGGGAAGGACCACTAAAGGCAACCATCTTGTCGTCGGTGAGCCAAGGAACCTTTTCAAGGAGAACTTCGCTCATGAGCTGGTTGGTACCTTCGAGAATACCCTTGGTAGCGCAAACCACAACCGGTTCCTTACCCTTTTCCGGAGTCCACTTACCAAGATTTTCGGCAACACCACCCATGAACTGGGACGGCACCACGATCATGACCATTTCAGCACCATCGAGAGCTGCGTTCATATCGGTGGTATACTTGAAATCGGCCGGGAAAATCACACCAGGAAGCTTATCCTTGTACTGGTGTTCGGTAGAGAGCAAGTCTACTTCAGCCTGAGAGTTTGTCCAAAATGTAATGTCGTTCTTATTTTCGTAAATCACCTGACCCAGGGTAAGACCCCAGCCACCAGTACCCAAAACTGTAACTTTCATTGTGAAAACCTCTTTTTTGTAATCTACATAATTAATGAGAAATAAAGTACTTTCAGCGTATTTTTATGCTTTCGGTGCCTCGGATTCATTTGTTTGAGCAATTTCAGCACCCTTCGGGGTCTTGCGCTTGCTACCAAAGCCATTTTCGGTACCATTCATCAAACGCTTGATGTTACCACGATGCTTGATGATAATGAAAATGCCGATCAAGGAAGTAACAATTGCCAGAGGCAAGGTGAAGTGGTCGTACACCGGATAAGGCGCGCCGCAGTAGCCCATGACAGACAGGACCACCAACATAGCGCAGGCACCAATGCTACCCACAGACACATACTTGGTGGAAACCGTAAGAACAATCCACACAGCGAACGCAGTAAGTGCGGTAACCGGGCAGAGGCAAAGGAACACACCGAGAGCAGCGAGAACGCCCTTACCACCACGGAAGCCGGCAAAGCAAGTGTAGCTGTGGCCCAAGATTACCAGGAGGCCGGCAACCAGGGGAACCCAGTAAGTGTAATCGGCACCGCCGGCTGCAACCTGGGCTTCACACATCTTCATGGCGATGAAAGGACCAAAGAAGCCCTTCAGCAAATCCATGAAGACTACGGGAAGAGCGGGCTTCCAACCAAGCACACGGAAGGTGTTGGTCAAGCCGGCATTCTTGGAACCGTAGTCACGGATATCAAAGTTTTTTCCTTTCGCGAGTTTTGCGATCCAGATTGCGCTGGGGATCGCCCCCAACACGTATGCTATTGGAAGACTCAGTAAACTGTTCAAGTTCTTCATCCTTTCTAAGGGTTAATTTCATATCGAAGTTCAAGCGGAGGGGAGCACCCTGCAGCTGGAATTCTTCGTAAAACTTTTTCATGAGGTAGCGCTTGTAGGATTCTGCCACAAGATCCGGAGTACGGGTTTCGATGGCGATCACAGGCGGTTCCACCATAATCTGGCAAGCGCGGGTCAGCTGCACAACACGGGCGTTCTGGCTGGGCACCGGATTTTCTTCAATGAACTTTGCAAAGGCGGCGGCAACATTATCGCGACCAAGCACACGGCGGCAGTTTGCATAAACTGTCTGGATTGCCTGGATAACACGGCTTACGCGCTGACCTTCCTTGGCGCTGATGCTGAGGATGGGAACATATTCCAACATAGGTTCACGTTCCAACATTTCCTTGACCATATGGTCGAAAGATTTTTCAGTCTTGTCCGGAAGAATGTCCCACTTGTTAAGCACAAGCACAAGACCCTTACCAGCCTTACGGATATCGGTAATAATGCGGAAATCCTGGACTTCAAGACCGCGGGTGCAATCCACCATCAAAACGGAAACGTCGGATCGGCGGATACTTTCCAAAGTACGCATGTTACTGAAGATTTCAACTTCATCATCCACCTTGGCCTTCTTGCGGAGACCTGCGGTATCAGTAACAACAAACTTCTTGCCATCCACCACGAAATCGCAGTCGATGGAATCGCGAGTCGTGCCCGGAATATCGCTAACAACTGCACGGTCTTCATTAAGAAGACGATTCAGCAATGTGCTCTTACCTGCATTGGGGCGGCCAAGAATGGCAAAGCGAATGGGACGTTCTTCCTTGCGTTCTCCGCGTACCGGAGTAGGCAACACGGCAATGACTTCATCAAGAAGAGAAAGGCAGGCATAACCAGTCAAGGCACTGATAGTGCGAGGCTGACCAAAGCCAAGTTTCAGGAATTCATAGCTTTCCTGACGGTCCTGACCATTCTCGCTCTTGTTTGCAACAAGAATAACCTTCTTATCCAACTTACGGATAAGACGAGCGAACTGCTGGTCCAGCTTGGTAATACCCACACGGACATCCACCATGAAAAGAACCAAGTCGGATTCTTCAACGGCGTTGAAAATCTGGGTGCGAACGCTGTCGGCCAAGACATCGATGGTATCATCGGGCAAGAATCCGCCAGTATCCACCACCGTAAATTCATGTCCCTTAAAATTTGCAACCTGGTAATGACGGTCGCGGGTAACGCCATCGCGGTCACTGACCACGGCGGCTCGACGACCGAGGATTCGGTTGAAAAGGGAGGACTTACCCACGTTGGGGCGTCCAATGATACATACAATAGGTAACTTCATTGGCTCTAAATATAGAAAAAGACAAGAACCGAGAAAAAAACGCCCTTATTTAAAAAGATTTTTTGACCTCAAATCACAGTTTTTTGCAACTTTAAATTTTTTCGCCGTTTTGTATCATAAACCTATTGACACGTGATACAAAAGAACTTATATTCCTTTACGGGTTAGGAGGTATTCAATGCTATCTTAAAAATTTTTCAAATCTATCCTCGTTCATCTCTCCTGAAAAAAAGGACTCGCCAAGAGTTCCTTAACGGGTATTCTTGGCGAGAAAATTTTCAAACATACACACATAATTTCAATAAAACTTGGGGGTTTTATGAAGGTCTCAAAACTTGCATTGGGATTAGTTTCTCCAATGTTGCTCACCGCTTGTAGCGAAATGATGGACAACGAAGTCGTCGCTTCCACCCTGTCAAACGCTGCTGCAGTTTGCAATGCTGATAACAACAACGACGTTTGGTTTTCCTCAAAGGACAACGCCTATTTCTCTTGTCAAAATGGTTCCTGGCACAAAACAGAAGTGGTAGCCTCTGTTCGTACTCCGGAAGAAGCTTCGGGCAAGATTGAAGTACCCAACGCTGAAAAGAACTACGCAGAAATGCCGCAAATTCCTATGAGTTGCGACATTGATGGCGATAAGTACAAAATCACAAAGGATTGGAGCGTATACCAGTGCCAATACGGCCTTTGGGTATTGGTCGCCGAAGACTGGGATGTGGGCCCAGTCATGAGTAGCAGCAGTAGCTACAATCCGAATCATGGCAACCACCTCTATCTGCCAAACGCCATGTGGCGCGGTGACGAAAGCATCTATCAAATTGAAACCGGAATGGACAACGGCTCCGAAACTTCTGGCTACTGGTTCTCTTTCAGCGATGACGCAGACGGAGGCATGTCCCAAATTATTTGGCCCGTAAACATCGGAAACGATTACAGTGAATTCGCATTAGATCCTATCATCGACTACTGCGAAGGTCTTTGCGGCACCTACGAACTCAATAAGGGGACCTTAACCTTCGCCCCCTTTGCAGGTGTTGGCTTCAACGTTGCGGGAGAAGATGATTACGGAATGCCCGTCAGCGCCGACATTTCTTCCTGGGGCGGCATTTGCGTCACATACAGCGCAGACATTCCTGTTAAATTGGAATTGGTCATGGACGATCCCCACGAAGCTGAACTCGATTTCGACCACCCTATCGTACTGATGCCCAAGGCAACAACAGATGCTCAGAAATGTTACGATTGGTCTAGATTCAAGCAAGAAGGTTGGGGTTCCGGAAAGATTACCGGTGAAGATGCTAGCCAAAAGACAGCATCCATTCGATTCTCCTTCGCGGGACCTAGCGGTTCTAAGGGCAAATTCAACATCCTTTCTATTGGACGTTATAATGAAAACAGCAACAGCACACCTATTCAGAGTTCTTCCTCCTCTCACGAAGAGCTGAGTGTACAGCCTTGTTTCACTAAGGACGACATGTTCTGCCACGGAGAAAACAACGTCGTCAATACCGGATTCAAGAACAACCAGGCCGGTTACTTGTTTGAATACAACGACGAAATTGACGGAGGCAAGTCTGCTTTCATCTGGCCCGTTGAATTGGACAAAAAGTCTGACAATGCCTATGCTCCCATCATCGACCACTGCGACGGACTCTGCGGTTCCCTTCTGTTGGATAGGGGAACCATGTATTACGATCCGTTCACCAGCATCGGATTCCGCGTAGCAGGTATCGACAAGTCTGGCGAGCCCATTTCTGCCGACATTTCCAACTGGGGTGGCATATGTCTTTCCTACCAGTCAGATGCCGCCATCTCCATGGAAATTGGCTACGACGAAGCCAACGAAGCTGAAGTTGGTTTTGACGTGCCGTTTGTAAGTCTTCCCAAAGCCAGCAATGGCACGCAGAAATGCTTTACCTGGAGCCAATTCAAGCAGGCCGGCTGGGGTACGAAAAAAATCGCACCCGAAGACAACGCAAAGAACGTAACCGCAATCCGCATTAAGTTCCAGGCCAAAACCGGCACCACTGCAAATTTCCGCATTGACGCCGTATCCAAGTACAACACCGTTTACCCGCCCGTACAGCCCAAAGGCTTTTTCTGGAACGGAACAGAAAGTGTCTATCAAATTGACACCGGCCTTGACTACGGCATGGAAGATTCCGGCTACTGGTATGAATTCGGTACTGACAGCAAGAAAACCTTCATTAAGTGGCCGGTAGATAAGGGTAACGGATACAGCGAAGAAGCAATGGATCCGATTATCGAATACTGCGGCGGCGTTTGCGGCACCGTTACTACAAAGAAGACCCTTTTTGGTAACACAAGTCAGAAAGTCGGTATCGCTTTTAACGTTGCAGGAACTGATGAAATCGGTAGCGTCATGACTGCAGACGCATCCAGTTGGAACGGCATTTGCGTTACCTACACAGCTAGCGAAGCTTTTAGCATGGAATTAAGCATGGGCGATCTTGACGAAGTCCTAAACAACGATCTTCCTGCAGTTACCATCCCTAAGGCAGCTTCCGAAGCAAAGGTTTGCTACGCATGGGACCAGTTTAAGGGTTCAAAGTGGAGTCAGGTAAGCAAGGACTTTGCAGAAAACCTTGCATCCGTTCGTTTTGCATTCACTCCCGCAAAGAACAAGAACATCAACTTCAACATCATTGAAGTTTCCAGCAACAACTAAGTTTCCCTAGTACCAAAACGAGCAACGTCGGATTTTTTTCCGGCGTTGTTTTTAATTAATTTCTTCAAGCTTTTCTACCACAGCAATATCAGCCGGAAGCCAATTCACGGAGCGGAGTTCTTGTTTGGTAAGCCAGCAGGCGGATTCGTGTTCCAACAACGTCAATTCGCCGGAAAGGATCTTGCAGAAATAGCAGTGCATGGTAATGTGGCGACCAGGGTAATCGTGTTCTACGGTTGTGATAAAATCACCCACTTTCACATCAACGGCCAGTTCTTCTTTGAACTCGCGAGCCAGAGCCTGCTCCGGAGTTTCTCCCGGTTCTGTTTTTCCACCGGGGAATTCCCAGCCACCCTTGAAATCACCATAGCCACGCTGGGTGGCCAGGAACTTCTTTGAACCATCGGGACATTCATCAACAATAACGCCAGCAACCACTTCTATTGTTTTCATGCAGCCATATGTAGAAAAATTCGCTTTTTACGGCTAAAATGTTTTGACAAAAGAAAATGTCTTCAACAGTTTACTTGACCAGAACCTTATTATAGGATATATTACGTTATAGGCAATTTTGCCTTGGATGTGATGGGATTATGAAAAAGACACTTTCTCTTTTAAGTGCCGCTTTGGTGGCTACTTCTTTCGCTGCGGATCGCGGCATTGCTTTAAACAAGACTATCGAAACATTGGAGCCCATGAAGGGCATCGTGTTCTGGCCCGATCAGGCCAAGAGCAACAAGGATTATTTGGGAGCCATTTCCCTTGAATTTTCCTATTGCCTCCCCTGTGCTGTAGTCACAGGAAAGACAGGCGACAAGCTGAATTACGACTGGAGTTCTTTCGAAAAGATGCTGGATGACGTGGCCAGCCGCGGGCACCAGGCCATTGTTCGATTCCGCATAGAATACCCCAGCGAAACTATTAGAAATGCGCCCAACTGCACCCAGAACGTGAAGGGCGCCACCGCAGTTCCGCTATACATCAAGAATATGGCGGGCTACACGGAAACCTATTCCGAAGACCCAGGCGGAGATGGTCCTACTTACTACGCGGACTGGAGCAGTACAGAGCTGATGTGGTTCTACAAGCAGTTCTATACAGACTTTGCAGCCGCTTACGACAAGGACCCGCGAATTGCCTTTGTGCAGGTGGGTTTTGGACACTGGGGCGAATACCACATTTACGGCACAACGAAAAAGTTCGGTGTCAACTTCGCCACCAAGGATTACCAGGCTGAATTCCTGAAGCACGTGGCCGCTCAATTTACAGAAACGCCCTGGAGTGTTTCCATTGACGCTGCGGATAAGCAGTATTCTCCAGTGGTTGAAAGGGATGATTTGCTGGCGTTAAATTTCGGACTTTTTGATGATTCTTTCATGCACGCCGAACACGACACCACACAGGGCTACGGCGACAACGAAAGGAACTGGCGAGACATGGGTCTGGACCGCTGGAAAACAGCACCCGGCGGCGGCGAAGTCAGCTACTATACGGAAAAGGACCAGCAGGAATTTTTGAATCCCGACGGACTTTACGGCATCACCTGGGAACAAGCCGCCAGCAAGTACCACATGACTTACGTTATCGGTAACAACTCTCCCGATGGCAATTACGCCACCAAGGAACGTCTCTACGAAGCTAGCTCCTTCGCCGGCTACAAGTTTGAAATTACCGCCTACACCGCCAACGAAAATTTCGCCTCGGTAACAGTAAAGAACATCGGCATCGCCCCGCTGTATCACAACGCCTACGTCACCATCAAGGGCAAGCGCAGCGAAACATCTCTGAAAGGTTTAATTCCCGGCGAAGAAATCA from Fibrobacter sp. encodes the following:
- a CDS encoding glycosyltransferase family 4 protein, translated to MVRKSGIGTCIQHWLKDVGYRIALGNPSELDEFKEFVPTQIPFISRIYGYEEQLKFPYSKLRREHPDILHVPHCNIPLFYRGKMIATVHDLTHLVYPEFLPFKLVHLYFKFIFWFVCKRANHIMVVSESTKRDLLRFYKVDENKVTVVPLGAGSEFIRKQKTDIEYLYDKYNIPRDKKTVLYVGNFLPHKNLNGLLEGFAQMNGKENCRLVLVGKAFDGRTKATKEAELGIQDLTIHAGMVSQEDLVNLYNLADLFVLPSLYEGFGLPILEAMACGTPVACSNTSSMPEVGGGLATYFNPKDSSSIARALEAAIDTKGLHDAEIEVWVHKFSWENCAKQIQDIAIKVAEQ
- a CDS encoding flippase-like domain-containing protein; amino-acid sequence: MNQRLKKILSNLLKIAISVGGLAYIFWKVPFGEVSNHWTTHALPWIGLILLCTVFSMCIQAIRWRGLLLEEGKKVPFKTFYSYIALGYFFNNLLPSGFGGDAVKTIAFGKKFGNTANSVAAVAISRVMGLLAMFICFFAMLPFVISRYDIPPLYTGAVSVVALICIFIIIGGLFSDKIKLPEAITKRVPFLLKLQNAFSIYRNYPKAFFLSGLDSIWLQISSIVIHYSYFQAVGVPVDLATITVFMTITITITMLPISINGIGLRENLNVSLFTGLLGIPADIVLAAALIGYIPMLFQAVQGAFAFALLKGKK
- a CDS encoding NAD(P)-dependent glycerol-3-phosphate dehydrogenase — encoded protein: MKVTVLGTGGWGLTLGQVIYENKNDITFWTNSQAEVDLLSTEHQYKDKLPGVIFPADFKYTTDMNAALDGAEMVMIVVPSQFMGGVAENLGKWTPEKGKEPVVVCATKGILEGTNQLMSEVLLEKVPWLTDDKMVAFSGPSHAEEVSRHVLTAIVAASTNEDSAKLVQQAMSCSYLRVYTSTDIIGVELCGSVKNVIAIASGVLYGIGAGDNTRAALLTRGQAEMCRLGKAMGANPETFAGLAGMGDLIVTCLSQHSRNRYVGEHIGKGETIDQVLGGMKMIAEGVPTCRSTKALADKLGVDMPIVNGVYALLYGGKTVKDVFDEIWGRELKAENWE
- the plsY gene encoding glycerol-3-phosphate 1-O-acyltransferase PlsY: MLGAIPSAIWIAKLAKGKNFDIRDYGSKNAGLTNTFRVLGWKPALPVVFMDLLKGFFGPFIAMKMCEAQVAAGGADYTYWVPLVAGLLVILGHSYTCFAGFRGGKGVLAALGVFLCLCPVTALTAFAVWIVLTVSTKYVSVGSIGACAMLVVLSVMGYCGAPYPVYDHFTLPLAIVTSLIGIFIIIKHRGNIKRLMNGTENGFGSKRKTPKGAEIAQTNESEAPKA
- the der gene encoding ribosome biogenesis GTPase Der, with amino-acid sequence MKLPIVCIIGRPNVGKSSLFNRILGRRAAVVSDRDGVTRDRHYQVANFKGHEFTVVDTGGFLPDDTIDVLADSVRTQIFNAVEESDLVLFMVDVRVGITKLDQQFARLIRKLDKKVILVANKSENGQDRQESYEFLKLGFGQPRTISALTGYACLSLLDEVIAVLPTPVRGERKEERPIRFAILGRPNAGKSTLLNRLLNEDRAVVSDIPGTTRDSIDCDFVVDGKKFVVTDTAGLRKKAKVDDEVEIFSNMRTLESIRRSDVSVLMVDCTRGLEVQDFRIITDIRKAGKGLVLVLNKWDILPDKTEKSFDHMVKEMLEREPMLEYVPILSISAKEGQRVSRVIQAIQTVYANCRRVLGRDNVAAAFAKFIEENPVPSQNARVVQLTRACQIMVEPPVIAIETRTPDLVAESYKRYLMKKFYEEFQLQGAPLRLNFDMKLTLRKDEELEQFTESSNSIRVGGDPQRNLDRKTRERKKL
- a CDS encoding (deoxy)nucleoside triphosphate pyrophosphohydrolase, with translation MKTIEVVAGVIVDECPDGSKKFLATQRGYGDFKGGWEFPGGKTEPGETPEQALAREFKEELAVDVKVGDFITTVEHDYPGRHITMHCYFCKILSGELTLLEHESACWLTKQELRSVNWLPADIAVVEKLEEIN
- a CDS encoding T9SS type A sorting domain-containing protein → MKKTLSLLSAALVATSFAADRGIALNKTIETLEPMKGIVFWPDQAKSNKDYLGAISLEFSYCLPCAVVTGKTGDKLNYDWSSFEKMLDDVASRGHQAIVRFRIEYPSETIRNAPNCTQNVKGATAVPLYIKNMAGYTETYSEDPGGDGPTYYADWSSTELMWFYKQFYTDFAAAYDKDPRIAFVQVGFGHWGEYHIYGTTKKFGVNFATKDYQAEFLKHVAAQFTETPWSVSIDAADKQYSPVVERDDLLALNFGLFDDSFMHAEHDTTQGYGDNERNWRDMGLDRWKTAPGGGEVSYYTEKDQQEFLNPDGLYGITWEQAASKYHMTYVIGNNSPDGNYATKERLYEASSFAGYKFEITAYTANENFASVTVKNIGIAPLYHNAYVTIKGKRSETSLKGLIPGEEIICKIDGLNIAADENPEPTITSDKLLEGKTIPYQAKLKASAPVAESSSSSATSVSSSSSEAESPSTIERGATIAGSISAIHKDGSVLNFAPTAGHSIVITDMQGKVLVQKNGLTTFNTNRLPRGHYIVHYRSASLKETMPITVR